The following are from one region of the Geothermobacter ehrlichii genome:
- a CDS encoding flagellar assembly protein FliW gives MKITGTRFGDIEYQEANLIHFPEGLIGFEQLRDFVVMPNREGNLLFWIQSVEDKDIAFLLTEPGNFFLDYKVVPDKTEMAKLNIARPEQAHALAIVTIHPDKSVTLNLAAPLLFAPETNRCLQVILEGAPYNTRTPLPTV, from the coding sequence ATGAAAATCACCGGCACCCGATTCGGGGATATCGAATACCAGGAAGCCAACCTTATCCACTTTCCCGAGGGCCTGATCGGCTTCGAACAACTGCGCGACTTCGTCGTCATGCCCAACCGGGAAGGAAATCTCCTCTTCTGGATCCAGAGTGTCGAGGACAAGGACATCGCCTTTCTGCTCACCGAACCGGGCAACTTCTTCCTCGACTACAAGGTCGTTCCCGACAAGACCGAAATGGCCAAGCTGAACATTGCGCGCCCCGAGCAGGCCCATGCCCTCGCCATTGTCACCATCCACCCTGACAAATCGGTCACCCTCAACCTGGCTGCGCCGCTTCTCTTTGCCCCGGAAACCAACCGCTGCCTGCAGGTCATACTCGAAGGCGCCCCCTACAACACCCGCACCCCGCTGCCGACCGTCTGA
- the flgK gene encoding flagellar hook-associated protein FlgK codes for MGGIVNALNAAKTSITTQQKAIEVVGNNIANVNTPGYSRQTPNLTPYPTLAFGDFFIGQGVRVGSIERAHDAFLTGEIRQKNADFGQEKAKTSPLAEIEGSLPIDDTGLVADIDRFFDAWQELSTNPDGSVERELVIQYGQRLSQSFDTAWNRLEDIRGNIDNTLVSKVNTINLKLRQVADLNKRISTVEYAGHAANAERDQRDQLIKELAGEIGVSAVEDKVGMISLQLPGGLPLVEGGIALQLETVHTTGGVQINVNTSSASLKVPRSGWGGEFRGLLDTRDQLIPDLQGRLDQLAYDLATQVNGLHRAGSGLDGVSGRDFFVQPAAVSGAATLMAVAVTSTTEVAAGVSSAPGDNGNALQLATLKDTSFVNGTDTYTEWYGKITSTIGIEASQNRLAVSGLQDSLDQLENLRESTVGVSIEEEMINLLQYQKAFEASAKFLSTVDEMMDSVLMIKR; via the coding sequence ATGGGTGGTATCGTCAACGCTCTGAACGCGGCCAAAACCTCCATCACCACCCAGCAGAAGGCCATCGAGGTCGTCGGCAACAACATCGCCAACGTCAACACCCCCGGCTATTCGCGACAGACCCCCAACCTGACCCCCTACCCGACTCTCGCCTTCGGTGATTTCTTCATCGGCCAGGGAGTGCGGGTCGGCTCCATCGAACGCGCCCACGACGCCTTTCTCACCGGCGAAATCCGCCAGAAAAACGCCGATTTCGGGCAGGAAAAGGCCAAGACCTCGCCGCTTGCCGAAATCGAGGGTTCCCTGCCCATCGACGACACCGGCCTGGTCGCCGACATCGACCGCTTTTTCGACGCCTGGCAGGAACTCTCGACCAACCCGGACGGCAGCGTCGAACGTGAACTGGTCATCCAGTACGGACAGCGTCTGTCGCAATCGTTCGACACGGCCTGGAATCGCCTGGAAGACATTCGCGGCAACATCGACAACACGCTCGTCAGCAAGGTCAACACCATCAACCTGAAACTGCGGCAGGTCGCCGATCTGAACAAGAGGATTTCAACCGTCGAATACGCCGGCCACGCGGCCAATGCCGAACGCGACCAGCGCGACCAGCTGATCAAGGAACTGGCCGGGGAGATCGGCGTCTCCGCCGTCGAGGACAAGGTCGGCATGATCTCCCTGCAACTTCCCGGTGGACTCCCCCTGGTCGAGGGGGGGATCGCCCTGCAGCTGGAAACGGTTCACACCACCGGTGGCGTGCAGATCAACGTCAACACCAGTTCGGCTTCCCTCAAGGTTCCACGCAGCGGCTGGGGCGGTGAATTCCGCGGCCTGCTCGACACCCGTGACCAGTTGATTCCGGACCTGCAGGGACGCCTCGACCAGCTGGCCTACGATCTCGCCACCCAGGTCAACGGCCTGCACCGGGCAGGCAGCGGACTGGATGGCGTCAGCGGCCGCGATTTCTTCGTCCAGCCAGCCGCTGTCAGCGGCGCCGCCACCCTGATGGCGGTCGCTGTCACCAGCACCACCGAAGTGGCCGCCGGTGTCAGCAGCGCCCCCGGAGACAACGGCAACGCCTTGCAGCTGGCCACTCTCAAGGACACCAGCTTTGTCAACGGCACCGATACCTATACCGAATGGTACGGCAAAATCACCTCCACGATAGGCATCGAAGCCAGCCAGAACAGACTGGCGGTCAGCGGACTGCAGGACAGCCTCGATCAACTGGAGAACCTGCGCGAGTCCACGGTCGGCGTCTCCATCGAAGAAGAGATGATCAACCTGCTGCAGTACCAGAAGGCGTTCGAGGCCTCGGCCAAGTTTCTGAGCACGGTCGACGAAATGATGGACAGCGTTCTGATGATCAAGAGGTAA
- the flgL gene encoding flagellar hook-associated protein FlgL produces the protein MRATMGTTYRSLLGNLNRINSRLEELRVQTASGKKLQRPSNDPSAIRPTLYARADIVSANRFTRTINAGIDRIDNQDYYLDNMENILVRAKEISIAAVNDSLNAEDRLTYANEVAQLRKELFDMGNAQFDGKYLFSGHQIHTRPFVENPAYDPVNDPRPVLYNGDNGAFNLATGPGEVTRVNITGNALLLGDADNDGVTDPDGTDVFGVMKRLEDALRNNDSAAIEAEMSGLESSMEQVRRHRSIMGNNGSRLEEALGRMENMEIRMREILSRYEDADLVETIANLKKQESALQAALAVTGRISELSILNYL, from the coding sequence ATGCGCGCTACCATGGGAACAACCTACCGCAGCCTGCTCGGGAACCTGAACCGGATCAACTCCCGTCTCGAGGAATTGCGCGTGCAGACGGCCAGCGGCAAGAAGCTGCAGCGCCCCTCGAACGATCCCTCGGCCATCCGGCCGACCCTCTACGCCCGCGCCGATATCGTCAGCGCCAACCGCTTTACCCGCACCATCAACGCCGGCATCGATCGGATCGACAACCAGGACTACTATCTCGACAACATGGAGAACATCCTGGTGCGGGCCAAGGAAATCTCCATCGCGGCGGTCAACGACAGCCTCAACGCCGAAGACCGTCTGACCTATGCCAACGAGGTGGCCCAGCTGCGCAAGGAACTGTTCGACATGGGCAACGCCCAGTTCGACGGCAAGTACCTCTTTTCGGGGCACCAGATCCATACCAGACCCTTTGTCGAAAACCCGGCCTACGATCCGGTCAACGATCCACGCCCGGTCCTGTACAACGGTGACAACGGAGCCTTCAACCTGGCGACCGGGCCCGGCGAGGTAACCCGCGTCAATATCACCGGCAATGCCCTGCTGCTGGGCGATGCCGACAATGACGGTGTCACCGACCCCGACGGCACCGACGTCTTCGGGGTTATGAAACGCCTCGAGGATGCCCTGCGCAATAACGATTCGGCGGCAATCGAAGCGGAAATGTCCGGTCTCGAGTCGAGCATGGAACAGGTGCGGCGGCATCGCAGCATCATGGGGAACAACGGCAGCCGACTCGAAGAAGCGCTGGGACGGATGGAAAACATGGAAATCCGCATGCGCGAGATTCTCTCCCGCTACGAGGACGCCGATCTGGTCGAAACCATCGCCAACCTGAAGAAGCAGGAATCGGCCCTGCAGGCCGCCCTCGCCGTCACCGGCAGAATCTCGGAACTGTCGATACTCAACTACCTCTGA
- the flgM gene encoding flagellar biosynthesis anti-sigma factor FlgM produces the protein MTVKIHTGKPLINTGRMGEPNTQPDRKENKVAGETTPAVDKVKISSFAREAARLDRSEPANDAARAEKVARLKQQVADGSYDPDPEKVAKSLLKYIFEDR, from the coding sequence ATGACTGTCAAGATTCACACCGGAAAACCATTGATCAACACGGGCAGGATGGGGGAACCGAACACGCAACCGGATCGCAAGGAGAACAAGGTTGCCGGCGAAACCACACCCGCGGTCGACAAAGTCAAAATATCTTCCTTCGCCCGCGAGGCCGCCCGGCTGGATCGGTCGGAACCGGCCAACGACGCCGCCCGAGCCGAAAAAGTGGCCAGGCTGAAACAGCAGGTGGCCGATGGCAGCTACGATCCCGATCCGGAAAAGGTCGCCAAAAGTCTGCTCAAGTATATCTTCGAGGACCGTTGA
- a CDS encoding class I SAM-dependent methyltransferase codes for MEAGADSAPLNFRLDWGVHTIFRLLSSYRFQTVLDIGSGSGEHKRFFEYFGKQVYSVDLFHQADYCGDFLEIDFDRRFDVIWCSHVLEHQRNVGLFLDKVFSLLPERGILALTVPYHPRERLISGHINNFSIPLLCYHLIMAGFDCSKAQILGTFETSLIVRKKEAIHPERGKSSAHGADAGYEFAGIQDYFPFPATQGREITEAMFNWGDPGCYILPRPAIQVPANIESKNLQTYPQFCPQLRFADG; via the coding sequence ATGGAAGCGGGAGCCGACTCGGCCCCCCTCAACTTTCGTCTCGACTGGGGCGTGCACACCATTTTTCGACTGCTCAGTTCCTACCGGTTCCAGACGGTACTCGACATCGGCTCGGGTTCTGGTGAACACAAGCGGTTTTTCGAGTATTTCGGCAAACAGGTGTACAGTGTTGACCTGTTCCACCAGGCCGATTACTGCGGTGATTTTCTCGAAATCGACTTCGATCGTCGCTTCGACGTCATCTGGTGTTCGCACGTTCTCGAGCATCAACGCAATGTCGGCCTGTTTCTCGACAAGGTCTTCAGCCTGCTTCCCGAAAGGGGCATTTTGGCTCTCACCGTCCCCTACCACCCACGCGAACGCCTGATTTCGGGACACATCAACAATTTCAGCATCCCCCTGCTCTGCTATCATCTGATCATGGCCGGTTTCGACTGCAGCAAAGCGCAGATTCTGGGAACTTTCGAAACCAGTCTCATCGTCCGAAAAAAGGAAGCCATCCATCCGGAAAGAGGCAAATCATCGGCTCATGGTGCCGATGCCGGGTACGAGTTCGCCGGAATTCAGGACTACTTTCCCTTTCCGGCAACCCAGGGTCGTGAAATTACAGAAGCCATGTTCAACTGGGGTGATCCTGGCTGCTACATTCTGCCGCGGCCCGCAATCCAGGTGCCGGCCAATATTGAGTCAAAAAATCTACAAACCTATCCTCAATTCTGCCCACAGCTCAGGTTTGCCGACGGCTGA
- the csrA gene encoding carbon storage regulator CsrA has translation MLVLTRKSGEGIIIGDDIRITVVEVRGNSIRLGIDAPRSKKIHRLEVYERITNENRKATQWEPVDLQALSRKLDTNKKQPRP, from the coding sequence ATGCTCGTACTGACTCGCAAAAGCGGAGAAGGAATCATCATCGGAGACGATATCAGGATCACCGTCGTCGAAGTGCGCGGCAACAGCATCAGACTGGGCATCGACGCGCCGCGTTCGAAGAAGATCCATCGTCTCGAGGTCTACGAACGGATCACCAACGAAAACCGGAAGGCGACGCAATGGGAACCTGTGGATCTGCAAGCCCTGAGCCGAAAACTCGACACAAACAAAAAACAACCGCGGCCATGA